In the genome of Dama dama isolate Ldn47 chromosome 33, ASM3311817v1, whole genome shotgun sequence, the window AAATACTGTACACATTCCATGGcaatatatgtaaaaattcaaTGTAACATCACACGCAGTATGAATCATCACATCCAGTGTGTCTCCCTGACTGCACTGTTTTTGATAAAGTGTTATTTACCTATTTACTTTTGCAGAGAGAATATGAAGACATTACCATGAGTTCCAGTTTCCcagaaccagattttttttttaatctcagatgCACGGTATGTAAATCCTAGCCTTTGTTAGGAAGTTGCTTTTTGAGATAAATGCAGTACCTTAAGACCTGAGAATGAAATCTGGCCTTGTAAACCCATGTATTATTTCTATGAGCAGAGCTTAACATGTGGAAACTGGCGATTCAAAAAAGGAACTAGGATTGggaagaaaaatactttttataaaacCCCTACACCAGTTCGTTTCCCTTGGTGACACCTGTAAAATACCTACACCCTAAGCCTcatctcttaaaaaagaaaagaaacacatattTACACTGGTAAAAATCCTAACATCTGAGATGTTTCTTGCTTGACATGTCATTCCAGATTCTGTGCATTTCCTCTGGAGAGATCTGATGCACGGTGATCACTCGGCGGTACCTACACAAACTGTAGGCCATTTTCCAGTGATTGAAGCCACTGTTCTGGAAAGGATGGATGCCCAGCTTTCGAAGACACAGTCCCACATACACATCCTCCAGGTGAAGCAGCCTGGTGTGGAGTGAGGTCTTGTAAATGAGCTCAGCCACATCAGCTGAAAAGATATAGCCGGTCCCCGAGCAGAAGGGCGGGTAGTTGCTGTCAGGGTACAAATCCCTGGGCATATACCACTTACTGCGGACATCTCGGATGGGCCCTCCATTGATGACATAGCCAGTAAAATACCTTCTTCGTGGCTTGGTGGAGGGTTTTAATAGTTTGTAAATAAGGTTGTCCATGTTGACAAAAATGTCACTGTCTGTTTTCATGACATACTTGGCTTTCGAACAAAAAGTGGCCACCCATCTCATCC includes:
- the B3GALT1 gene encoding beta-1,3-galactosyltransferase 1; this translates as MASKVSCLYVLTVVCWASALWYLSVTRPTSSYTGSKPFSHLTVARKNFTFGNIRTRPINPHSFEFLINEPNKCEKNIPFLVILISTTHKEFDARQAIRETWGDENNFKGIKIATLFLLGKNADPVLNQMVEQESQIFHDIIVEDFIDSYHNLTLKTLMGMRWVATFCSKAKYVMKTDSDIFVNMDNLIYKLLKPSTKPRRRYFTGYVINGGPIRDVRSKWYMPRDLYPDSNYPPFCSGTGYIFSADVAELIYKTSLHTRLLHLEDVYVGLCLRKLGIHPFQNSGFNHWKMAYSLCRYRRVITVHQISPEEMHRIWNDMSSKKHLRC